tatttcatttcattCCATCTACGGCATAtcttcttaatttattttacaaagtaatttcaataattatcatccttatatttttcttacatatttatatattttttcactaATAAATATaccacttttattttaattgaactattaagggttaattgtctgtaaatccataacgtttacacggaattgattTTTGCTCCTAATTTGAAAAATCCGCTTTTAAATCCATAACCTTTCTTTTTTGTCTCGTTTTTATCCGGTGACCGGTTTTCTTACTCCGGCGCCGAAAATGACATGGTGGCAGTCGGAATTGATGTCGTGAcagccggaaattgacacctaagcatattatgacatgtggcataaaaaaaaagaatataaaaaagaaaaatgcccTCATGTCTTCTTCCCCTTTCCCccaccccaaaccctaattccccctCCCCAATCCGACGCCACCCCTTGCGACCTCCGGACACCGACGCCCGCCGCCGTCCGTCCCCCATTCCCTTCCCCCACCTTGGTACCGCTGCTGCCTCGATGGAATTCGAGAATGACGACAACGGTAGAGTACCCTTCTCTGCCCAAATCCAGAACAACGACCAAGGCACCGGATTTGAGAACGACGACGACTGAACCAGATGGAAGAAGAGAGCTAGGGCTCAGAATCGATTTGAGAAGGGGGTGAGGACATACTAGACGACTTGAGAGAGATGGAGAGACCGACTCTCGTCCCTCCGCCGCCCCTGCCCATTCCTCTGCTCACAGCTCCTGCTTTCAGCCGCCACCACCCTTTGCTACGACCTCAGGAGCGTCGACGGCATCTGGAGAAAGAAATgggaaatgagaaaaaaatcgGCTGCCAAAATCATCGGCAAACCCAAATCTGTAAGGCCTGATTTCGTTTGCCGATTTGGAGGTGTACCGATTTCATTTGGGTTTGATTtggttgttgcaattggagttTGATTTGATTTCATTTGGCGCTTTGGAGTTTGATTTGGTTGTTGCAGTACGTGATGGTGGTGGTGAATGGAGGTGTGCCAATTTCATTTGCCGATGATTTTGGTAACAGCTTTAGATTCGGGTTTGGGCGGCGCCGGTGGTGGTGGCagggggaggcggcggccggttgggggaggggaattagggtttgagattgGGGGTTTGtgaaagatgatgatgatgatgtggaattttttttctttttattttattttattttatgccacatgtcataatatgcttaggtgtcaatttccggctgccacgacATCAATTCCGACTGCCACCGTGCCATTTCCGACGCCGGAGTAAGAAAAAATCGATCACTAGACAAAAACGAGACAAAAAAGAAAGGTTATGGATTTAAAAGCGGATTTTTCAAAttaggagcaaaaaccaattccgtgtaaatgtcatggatttacaggcaattaacccAACTATTAATCATTATtaccatttttttattattaatttttctaatttgtgGAACTATTCTCCACTCATAAATTACACAGTTAACTTTTTTTAATACTCGTATCAACTTtgcttgaaaaaatattttgtgaacGAAAAgagtatataaataattaattgtgttataacttaataaattatattattaatgcGATGATTTATAGATTATAATACGtgttaaaaaaacaaaatagagTCAAAATTACTTATCTTTAAGCCATAAACCCTATTGAAAAACCATTCAATCATAAACAATTAGCATGCAACAACAATGTGACGTCCATTAAAATCATTTACATCTATAACCGTCGACTCGACTGGGCCTGCCAATCCAAGCTCGATATGGGCTGGCCCCTGGCTAACCCGTTCGAGTAGATGGTTTAGTTGAGCTGCTCTTTTGAGATAGGTTTTACTTGgattatttatcaaaataaaatctaGCTCAACATCTGAATCGCTAAAAGTTCAATCCGAGCCTAGAACTTTCGGATTCCAGGCTAGCTCATCGAGCTcgaaaaatttataaaataaattaactaatatatttcGCTTATTTGTCACCAACAAATATATTCATAAAATCAATGGTATTTCAATATCgacttatataattaatatgcaATTTTTAGAGGGATATGGATGAATGCATTTTCTTAAatcattattattttcaaatttttacatctaattttttatgttaagtattaaattaaaaatatagagaagtATTGGTTCTAAAATAAACATAAAGAAGTAAAATGATGAACAttctttaataaaaatatagagaagtATTCCTTCTAAAATATGGGCCCCATTCCATTCTAGGAGCAGTTCATTTTAGTTGTGCTCATAGACCGAACTGAGCCTACAAACTCTATTTACATCCAAAACTTTTGCCCTTGATTAGTGTCGTCCAATTGAGCTTTCTCATTTCTCTTATTATTCTCGTAGGAAAGTGAACAAAACTCATAAAAAACGGACATTGCAAGAATACAACGGATCGTACGTACGGGACTAGGGGTGGCACagtacggtataccttattaaatcgaacataccttataccttaccttTATCTCCGGTATGGAGAAAATTTATACCTTTATCTTACCTTTACatacggtataccttagttcggtataccttaagtacggtatggagaatatacaaaacctttaccgtacctttatttcggtataccttaccgaatttcggtataccgtactttcatggtataccgcactttaacggtataccaaaataattGGTATTACCGAAATCGAAAAAATTTAATACGGTAAAAAATTGATAactaacttatttatttaaaacatgtttagataatgaataatatttaacaaatataataatgacaTAATAGTTATATCAAATTGTATAACTCATGgaagtatataattttattatatttatagtcTCATACTtatatattcataaattatatttatgttataaGTTGGGTATAATTtagtttagaaaaataatcataattatatatactatacAATATAACTATGTAACTCACGTCACATGATTATGATAATAAAactatgttatatatatatatatatatatatatatatatatatattaatataaacaacactatcatataattataagatacttatattatttgattatatctATAATCTCGTACTTACATGttcatatattatactccctccgtcccgctaaagttggcaacattcgtttcggcacggagattaagaaattgagtgttatatattttaatagagtgtggcctacaattgttgaccaaaatagtaagtaattgttgacttaattaaagtaattttggcatttttagaaagtggcctacaattgttgaccaaattagtgagtaattgttgacttaattaaagtaaacttttgccatttttagaaagtggccaactttagtgggacacccaaaatagaaatgttgccaactttaatgggacggagggagtataataagtTGTATTAATGTTGTAAGTTAGAtgtaatttgttttaaaaaattattcatatactacacaaaataacaaaattaacatTGTCTACATCTCAAGTCTCATCAATTAAACTTCAACAAAagcaaatttaaatattatattataattgtgttacaatatcaatataaataactcaattatattaaatcataaactatatgtaacttataacatctatataatttactatatattacatgaatgcatacaagtatgagaatataaatatcatcaaatgatataaaagtgaataaaatataatatagtatgtaagttatatcAATATACTGAgttatgatatcaatataaataatttatactatattaaattatataacttacatactatattatattttatttacttttatatcatttgatgatatttatattcgcatacttgtatgcattcatgtaatatatagtaaattatatagatgttataagttacatataatttatatgttagacgtaatattatttataatataatactaatattataactatgctattatatatgtaactattataagttagatgtataatctattgtaaaacaataattttagttatatattataactatactataatatcaaaataaacaattttattttattgtatcacttatactatatactgtattttatttgtttttgtatcatttgatgatatttataaattcatgtacaattgtatatattcacataatatagattatatacatcattttataaaatttataaatacttttaaaaatataaacataaaaatatatattatttattttaaaactatagattttgatacgatatataccgcgattttcggtataccaatatatacggacaactgcggtatatcagaataaggtattgtaccttattaccggtatatactgaatattaaggtataccggaataaggtatgataccgcatcaccggtatatacagtaatattcggtatatCAGTAATATGGTATCATACCGTGTTccggtatatacctttaatacggtatttattgattttttcgatatataccgcggtatcggtatacaccgGTATACCCCGGTATCTGGAAAATCCATACTTTtaccttaccgtaaatcttcggtacggtatcataccttaccaaaaaaaccggtataccttaaattcggtattttacggtacggtatgatcggtataccgagttttcggtatatttttccAGCCCTATACGGGACTATAAAGAGAGAATTTCCCAGAAACGAAACGAGAATCAAAAATGGATATTCGATTTTTGTATTTGGGTcaggtaaaataaaaatgaagtgGATTATGGGCCGGCCCATATGTTTAAGACATACTAATGAACCCTGTTGTTCGCATCTGAAACATTGAAGCTGGCATCAGATTTTGGTtcatagaagaagaagaagaagctcaccAAAAAATCGCAAGTATGAACACTGACATTACGTCGGCGGCGAAGCCAGAGTACCCGGTGATTGATCGCAATCCTCCATTCACGAAGACCGTCGCCAACTTCAACACCCTCGACTACCTCCGCCTCTCCACCATCACCGGCGTCTCCGTCGTCGTCGGCTACCTCTCCGGTTTATTCACCAAACCTATTGGTCATTTCTGATTAAGTGCCTAAATGTTCGATGACTCTAATTTGATTGATTGAATTTATTGATTAGGGATTAAGCCCGGGATTCGGGGGCCGTCGATGGTGACGGGTGGTCTGATTGGAGTCATGGGAGGGTTTATGTATGCCTACCAAAATTCGTGCGGCAGGCTCATGGGATTTTTCCCCAATGAAGGCGAGGTTGCCAAGTACAAGAACAAGTATTGAATTTTTCCTAGGGTTTCTGCCGGTGAAGGATAATTCCTCTTGCTCATTACATTTCGATATTTTGTAAGAATGTCAACGACTTGTATGCTGTTGTTAATAATTAAGAGGTGGTTACTGAAACTTGGAATTACTTGTATTCAGATTGCTGCTTGGTGAATTTAACTGGCATTTCCAATGCTGATTAGCATCtgtttttcttgttatttttcaaaaatgttGTTATCACAGACTCACAGTGTTGTGTAAGTTGTTGGGGAGTTTGCAATCATTATCATGATAACACCTCGTCTTTAAATGTCATTTGCATACATAATCATGATTTGTGCTGTTACATCTTTTGCTGATTGAGGATTAACCATAGATGGTATTGAGCGATTTTCTGCAAGAATAGGTGTATAATTAGTTACTGGTGTGTGCATCTGTTTTATCCTCCAGACATCAAAGGGCATTATTGTTTTCTTGAAGATTTGTCTTAAGACGTCGCAAAGAAACTAATACTAGAATTATAGATATATCTTAAGACTCTTTCTGGTGCAGAATAGCTGAATAGTTCATAGATGCATGATGGTAAGGCCTTCATACCTTCATGGAGGCTTTTCTTGTGGAATATTATAGTCTCAAGTAATACACCGGGTGAGAGATGTTGTACCATCATGGGAATGAAGTTGTTTCTCAAAATAACTACTGATGAGAAAGTCCTTGTGTGTGTATTTGTGTTTTGATATCTCTTGCTCTTTGCATTTCTGAACAATGATGGGCTTTTTTCTCAGGGGTTCTTGCCACAAAACGTTCTGATATTCAAGTGATAGAAAGCTCAGCTCGGTTTGTCTCTTTGTTATATCATAGTATTGGTTATTGACCAACCACTGTACTATCTAGTATCTGCTCCATGGTTTTAGTAGAAGAATAGTCGAACAAGGGATTCCCTTTGATTTAAGAAAGATTGCATTTGGCAACATGACTTCTGTGTGCATATATATGAATACGAGGAGTGTTCCAATTCCAAGTTTTCCCCTTTCTTGGATGGGCCTCTTAAGTTTATGTAGAGTGCTGGTAAAAATATAGTTTGTCTTCTCATTGAGTACTCTGTATTAGAATTGGCTTATACTGACATTGATAAAAATATGGAGTGTTTCTGAATTCTGAGTCATTAATactttttcagaaattgggagGCGTGgatattgaatttaaaaataaaaatattagagttatactccctccgtccccaaaacatcttcctaagaaaGTCCACTTGATAATTCAATATGGAATGTTTTGCAATAGAATTTGGtggaatataattattattgaataagtttgttaaaaaaattgacatgtTTACAGTATAAATATTGACtatgatatttatatttgaaataacCAGTAAATTATCTTACGagcccaactaaaaaaaaagtataaaatcATTTAAAGAAAGTCCAAAATGATGGACCTAAATACAAGTTTAGAAGAGGACGTGGAGTAATGTGATGGTGGCAATTTGTATGGCTGTAAATATAGAGTATAGTCGAGGCGAAAGAAGGGTGTTGTGTTGTGTTGAGATATGTTGGGTGTTGAAATGATTTCCCCAAGATGTCCGAGCAGCCATGGGTGGCGTCGCGCAAACAAACCGGTGGTTTTAGTCCGACGACCCAAGGCTGTCAACATTTCCGAGCCGGCTCAGGCAGAGCTCAGCTGGCAAATTGTGGTTGGAGCTATAGGTAACTTTTCTCTGCTTTCTAGCTGATTAATTACATCTAAGAAATATATGTAACGCTATGCGCAGCTGGTGTTGCTCCATTTGTGGTGGCTGGGGTTGAGTTCAGCAAGAGAATTGTACGTAACCTAAACTAAGATTATTCGCatctaatttatatatataagttgtGAATTGGCAATGGAAATGGCAGGTGGAACAGAGGAATTGTAAGGTGTGTAGAGGGTCTGGGCTTGTTCTCAGGGACAACAAGTATTATTTTCGATGCCCTCGTTGCGGTATGTATGTATTCGCTTTTCATCGTtatattatactctctccgtcccattacaaatgtatcattttttataatgggacgtctcattacaaatgtctcggtccttttttggcaacatattctctttctatacttaatatttaaataattttcaccaaccactttatctactaattacatactaatgagacatttgtaataggaAGAAGTGAGTAGTATTCTTCAATGGAGTTGCAAAATATGTTTAAATGGAATATTATATGGTGCAGGTGGGTTTTTGCCGTGGCAATCGTGGAAGAGATTCTTCACTGGTTAGATGGAATGGAATGGCCCTTTGTTGTCTCACACATTTCTCTACCATGTATCATAATGTTTAATTAGGTTGCTTTTGGAATCTTCTTTCACGCCATTACTTAGATTTCATCATAATGTGACTATAagcactaattaattaattgtctcAAAATTTAAGAAGAAAATGATCTATTTATACTGCTACTACTTCTCTATTCGTCCCATAATATATAGTATGatcactttctttttttttactatcCCACACGAAATGcataattcatttttttgatATGATCCCACTACTAATCTCTTATTTTCTATACTCactttcaatatttatttacaactttatTAATATGAtccattattattttttcacttcTCTCACAAAAGTGGATCACTTACTTCACTCACAACATacttataatatttattaaaattgtgTCAACAAATTAAATACTGTATATTCTTTGATGATGAAGagagtatattttaattttgacgGGAAGAttttattgtttcaagaataaagaaaagaaaacgatTCTGTTCTTCTTTGGCGGGAGTGGAATGGCACGTGAGAGATGTTCATTGATTGGTGAGAGGGAGGAAAATTTCAAATGTGTTAAAATCTAAATTGAAGGTATGTTAATACCAGTTCAACATTGGATAAAGCGTCTTTCACAGTAACGCAAATGAACTTCGGGTGAATAAGAAAAGAGTTACACACAAGCTATTCGAAATTCGACTTAAAAAAAGTTCGTTCAGAGCTTGATTATAT
The genomic region above belongs to Salvia miltiorrhiza cultivar Shanhuang (shh) chromosome 5, IMPLAD_Smil_shh, whole genome shotgun sequence and contains:
- the LOC130986208 gene encoding uncharacterized protein LOC130986208: MNTDITSAAKPEYPVIDRNPPFTKTVANFNTLDYLRLSTITGVSVVVGYLSGIKPGIRGPSMVTGGLIGVMGGFMYAYQNSCGRLMGFFPNEGEVAKYKNKY
- the LOC130986207 gene encoding uncharacterized protein LOC130986207 isoform X1, producing the protein MLGVEMISPRCPSSHGWRRANKPVVLVRRPKAVNISEPAQAELSWQIVVGAIAGVAPFVVAGVEFSKRIVEQRNCKVCRGSGLVLRDNKYYFRCPRCGGFLPWQSWKRFFTG
- the LOC130986207 gene encoding uncharacterized protein LOC130986207 isoform X2, encoding MLGVEMISPRCPSSHGWRRANKPVVLVRRPKAVNISEPAQAELSWQIVVGAIAGVAPFVVAGVEFSKRIRNCKVCRGSGLVLRDNKYYFRCPRCGGFLPWQSWKRFFTG